A stretch of DNA from Telopea speciosissima isolate NSW1024214 ecotype Mountain lineage chromosome 5, Tspe_v1, whole genome shotgun sequence:
TCTGACTCAATTGAACTAACCCTAATCAACCACATGACTGATTGTTTCAACCATAATACTCCATCTAAGGCCATATCTTCAGTTacatcataagagagagagtgCTATTTCGCAAAATTATTCCATCCTTATCTAAATTGATAATTTCTAAGTAATAAAATTCATAAAGGGTATGGAATGAAATTGATAAGTTGGAATTAGCTGGGGGTTTGTCCAGCAGACCAGGGCTCAAAAGACAACACCCCTCTTAGTTTCTAACAGTCGCAGATCAGATTTCCCATGCATCAGTagaataaatcaaaaaatttaaggtttaacaaaaataaaatatcccTTAGCTTCATATGTAGCCTATGCAGTACAGAAGTCTAGAAGAGTTGAGTtggaaaattataaaaattggAATGGCATTCAGCGAAACGCAGACAAAGCAAGAAGTGTAAACATAACTGAAAACATTGAAATGCTAAGGAGATCACTATTGAATTTCTGTACATAGTAGATCATAAGCAAGAAGTAATTATGGAAAGTCATTGTAACAccaagggttttcaaaatatccAGGATTCAGGATAATATATCAGGAAGACTCAAAATGGAGAACCAGAAAGAAGCTGGAAACTTACCATCTGAGCTGCTAGGAAGCTGGCGACAGCAACAGAACCCTCCCATACACCACCAACTTCCGAGATTTTCAGTGCTTCTGTAGAAGCAAACCCAGAATCACGAAGAGCACATCCACCGAGTTGTTCCCCATTTCTGAAAGGTCCATACCATTGTTCACTGAAGACCCTGATGTTTTGCAACGATGACCCTGTATTGTCTGTACGTACAACCTGAATTATCCTCACACGTGATTCCCTATTTCGAGGATCAACCAAGCAATGCTCCAATTCCAACAATCTGTAAGAACCATGATCTTCCAAGGGCCATAGAGCTACATAACATCCACTTGGGTGATAGGCAAAACCAGAAACCTGGTTATCTGTGCCCCCTATATTCCTCTCATCAATGCTATACCGAGTTGCTGCATCAGCTTCACAGCCTACAGTTGGAAGTAGCTTAATCAAATTGTACGCAAGAATGCGTTCTTCTGAGTTTGCGAGTGTAGGACACTGTGTCTGCCAATCAAACACCTGAACTTCCCATTCCCTAAAAGCTTCAGGTACCACAGATTCAGGAAGTTCTATTGGTTTTCCTTCACTAGTGAAGTCTGCCCCGTGACCATCCCATTCACCAGATACATTTCCAGCAAAAACTTCCCAGTCTATAAAATaacagagaaggaagaaaaaaaagaaagaacaggaaaaTCAGAAAAACCTGAACTTAAGCCAAGAACGAGTTTTGTAAGAAATTGCACATTTTTTTACCTCAAACTCCAAGATAATCTCCCTTATCGTTCTCAGATATATGTGAAAACAGAGATACTTAATTCGATTAAATTCAGGAGCTACCCAACtgaaatgaagaaattatgttctAAAGGAGCAATTGATATGTCGGGAGAGAAATTTACTACTGCTGATTGTAGCCGATTTATTTTCCTGAACTTGGAAGTCACTGGCAACGTTTGACGTGGATGCAGAGGCCAAAATTCGTTTCTTGGTCTGAAGACGAAGATGAAGCTGCGGAGAGAAAATTGCAGAATTGATGATGAATTTAGGGTTGCGAagcttcaaaacttggaaatccagaggaattagggttttgttctGAAGGAGAATATTTGCAGAAAACGCCATTAATTTCCTCCCTTGTTTTCCAAATTTACCAATGGCTAGTGTTGCAGAAAGCAAGTCAAGCTCGTGAGGTTTGTGGCTCTTAAGAGTTAAAAGAGTTTTAACTCACACTTGCACAGTTATGGATTTGTTGGTCAATTCAGCAAGGAATTGGGGGTATATCGGTCCACTAAAAATGTTCTACCTTTAAATACGAAGACGAGCTCGAGCACCTGGCGGAGCTTCTGCGAGAAGAATATCCATTGTCTGAAACTCGAGACTCGCGAGAGGGATTGCCAAGCTTTTTTCTAATGGCGTTTATGAGAGGAGAGCCATTGGTGGCGAAGCTAGCATTGCTGGCAAGATATGGAATTCTTCCAGGGGCCATGGCggctgctttgatcttctcCCCGCCGCAGGACCCTAACAAGAAGAACGATTCTGCTTCCAAATAGAACTTCTTCTCTTTCAAAGGTTAGATCCTTTGCTTTTCTTGATTTTGGATCGGGTAGCGCTGGTGGGTCGTTTATTGCTATTTTAGGTATTCGCAATTCTTCCAATGAGTTTtgtaatttcaatttttgttgATATTAATCTGGAATTCTGGATGTTGGATTGCAAAACGACTGGAAATTTATCATATTTTGGGTTGTCGAAACGAAACATGTAATGGATCTCTAGGTTGATTAGATTCTTACCTGAGCAGAATAGATTCCGGAAGTAGCTGCTGACAAAGTTTTAACTGTTGTAGAACTCGAAGACTGATCCGATGCACATTTCCTTGTGACACACAATTAAGAAACTTAGGGTAGCTAGATTCCTCCATGAATTTGATACTCCAGAAATTCTAGATATTTGGTTTATTACAACCTAGTTAGAATTTGTCTGACTAGATGAATTTTTCTGGCTGTAGATAAACTTTTGGTGAGTCAAACTTTTGGGTGCGATCGTTTGATGATCATAAGACCGAAATGAAAAGTGATCAGACACAAATTATAGATTAGAGAAGTTGACCGAGGTGCTGATAGCTTTACTAACATCTATAATTTTGTACATGCTTGAGATATCTTCACTCTGTGGATGTGGATGAGGCTGAAGGAGCTAGGGGATGTAGATGCATGAGGATGTGAAGCTAGAACAcatgttttgtttctttcatcTCCAAGGGGAGAACAATTTTGGTACAAGGCCTCCCTTAATTTAGATTTGATCTTTTCAATCTTATGATGGACTTGAGATGGAATCCACCTTTCGAGGTCTAAGAATCACTTATCCCATAAAAGAAGCCACACATTCTTCCGAAATACACTTTGTTTGAAATCTCAAAACCTGTATTACAGACTCTCATCCCCTTCTTATGTGTAGAaaactcttattttttttggacttCTAATGATACCTTGCCATTGCAGTCGGTTCATTTggtgggagagggggggggggggaatttggGAAACAAGACTTCTTGTTTGAAAATGGA
This window harbors:
- the LOC122661334 gene encoding uncharacterized protein LOC122661334, yielding MAFSANILLQNKTLIPLDFQVLKLRNPKFIINSAIFSPQLHLRLQTKKRILASASTSNVASDFQVQENKSATISSNWEVFAGNVSGEWDGHGADFTSEGKPIELPESVVPEAFREWEVQVFDWQTQCPTLANSEERILAYNLIKLLPTVGCEADAATRYSIDERNIGGTDNQVSGFAYHPSGCYVALWPLEDHGSYRLLELEHCLVDPRNRESRVRIIQVVRTDNTGSSLQNIRVFSEQWYGPFRNGEQLGGCALRDSGFASTEALKISEVGGVWEGSVAVASFLAAQMNIFQELVADKPQKSVRDPQGLILLPKQLWCSLKERENGDIYGEVGWLLDTGISITSKCVVSNDRKLKEIAIANETTVSEKK